In the Gammaproteobacteria bacterium genome, one interval contains:
- a CDS encoding TIGR03016 family PEP-CTERM system-associated outer membrane protein: MLMPSLGFAAQWRLTPSIELVETYTDNVTLSSDANSESDLISQINPALSLTGKGRELELAFDYRMQNLFYLGDSDRNNTNHQLNAGLKATLAPDWLFLDASSTLSQQVLSPDDNVSLGNIGVVSGREDVLTTRVSPYIQTRVTQWTVADLRYSQDSVSYSGEMAEDSTSEQVSASLQSAKSFGSWTWGVRYTEQTIDYSELSVTQNREDVKRRDTVLDLGYQLSPRIRLTGQTGYEDNEYQLSADAETPEGEYWSLGTVWTPSSQTSITASGGRRFFGRTWALDWSHQARRHGWQLAYNEDLSSRRELQLEQFTFIRVNPDGTIYTDPITLSPVISQRDILVATDEVFIERRASFHWTMRHRKSTSTFQVNRSRREFQETSVTEITSGVDLGWNLQISRSEEFSANLGRQNTEREIGDDRYTIAGVSYEKQLGKSVNSTFEMRNVRRNGSGAGNDYVENQLSAGITMHW, from the coding sequence ATGCTCATGCCCAGCCTGGGGTTCGCCGCGCAATGGCGCCTGACGCCATCCATCGAATTGGTTGAAACCTATACCGATAACGTCACCCTCAGTAGCGATGCCAACTCGGAGTCCGACTTGATTTCACAGATCAATCCGGCGCTTTCATTAACCGGCAAGGGAAGAGAGCTGGAACTGGCATTTGACTATCGTATGCAAAATCTTTTTTACCTGGGCGACAGCGACCGTAACAACACCAACCACCAACTAAATGCGGGCCTCAAGGCAACGCTGGCGCCGGACTGGTTGTTTCTGGATGCATCGAGCACTCTGAGTCAACAGGTGTTGAGCCCGGATGACAATGTGAGCCTCGGCAACATTGGCGTGGTCAGTGGCCGCGAGGATGTGTTGACCACCAGGGTTTCACCCTACATCCAGACCCGAGTGACCCAGTGGACGGTCGCCGATCTACGCTATTCACAGGACAGCGTGAGCTATAGCGGCGAGATGGCGGAAGACAGCACGTCTGAACAGGTCAGCGCCAGTCTCCAGTCCGCCAAGTCCTTCGGCTCATGGACCTGGGGCGTGCGTTACACGGAACAGACTATCGATTATTCCGAGCTGTCGGTCACACAGAATCGTGAGGATGTAAAACGCCGCGATACCGTGCTGGATCTGGGCTATCAACTAAGCCCCAGGATTCGACTCACCGGACAGACGGGCTATGAGGACAATGAATACCAGTTAAGTGCTGACGCTGAGACACCCGAAGGGGAGTACTGGAGCCTGGGCACGGTCTGGACGCCCAGCTCGCAGACGTCGATCACCGCCTCCGGCGGACGTCGCTTCTTTGGCCGCACCTGGGCGCTGGACTGGTCACACCAGGCTCGTCGGCATGGCTGGCAACTGGCCTACAATGAAGACCTGTCATCACGTCGCGAACTGCAGCTGGAGCAATTCACTTTTATACGGGTTAATCCAGATGGCACGATTTACACTGATCCCATTACATTGAGTCCGGTCATATCTCAGCGAGATATACTCGTGGCAACCGACGAGGTATTCATTGAGCGGCGCGCCAGCTTTCACTGGACGATGCGTCACCGAAAATCCACAAGCACCTTTCAGGTTAATCGCTCACGCAGAGAGTTTCAGGAGACCAGTGTTACCGAGATTACATCCGGCGTTGACCTTGGCTGGAATTTGCAAATATCCCGCAGCGAAGAATTTAGCGCCAATCTAGGCCGCCAGAACACCGAGCGAGAGATAGGCGATGACCGTTATACCATCGCCGGAGTCAGTTACGAGAAACAATTGGGAAAGAGCGTCAACTCCACATTTGAAATGCGCAACGTGCGTCGTAATGGCAGCGGGGCGGGCAATGATTACGTCGAAAATCAGCTGAGTGCCGGCATAACGATGCACTGGTAG